Proteins from a single region of Halichoerus grypus chromosome 13, mHalGry1.hap1.1, whole genome shotgun sequence:
- the LHX5 gene encoding LIM/homeobox protein Lhx5: MMVHCAGCERPILDRFLLNVLDRAWHIKCVQCCECKTNLSEKCFSREGKLYCKNDFFRRFGTKCAGCAQGISPSDLVRKARSKVFHLNCFTCMVCNKQLSTGEELYVIDENKFVCKDDYLSSSSLKEGSLNSVSSCTDRSLSPDLQDPLQDDPKETDNSTSSDKETANNENEEQNSGTKRRGPRTTIKAKQLETLKAAFAATPKPTRHIREQLAQETGLNMRVIQVWFQNRRSKERRMKQLSALGARRHAFFRSPRRMRPLGGRLDESEMLGSTPYTYYGDYQGDYYAPGGNYDFFAHGPPSQAQSPADSSFLAASGPGSTPLGALEPPLAGPHAADNPRFTDMISHPDTPSPEPGLPGALHPLPGEVFSGGPSPPFPMSGASGYSGPLSHPNPELNEAAVW, translated from the exons ATGATGGTGCACTGTGCCGGCTGCGAGCGGCCCATCCTCGACCGCTTTCTGCTGAACGTGCTGGACCGCGCGTGGCACATCAAATGCGTTCAGTGCTGCGAGTGTAAGACCAACCTCTCGGAGAAGTGCTTCTCGCGCGAGGGCAAGCTCTACTGCAAAAATGACTTCTTCAG gcgcTTTGGCACGAAGTGTGCGGGCTGTGCACAAGGCATCTCGCCCAGCGACCTGGTGCGCAAGGCCCGCAGTAAAGTCTTCCACCTCAACTGCTTCACCTGCATGGTGTGCAACAAGCAGCTGTCCACGGGCGAGGAGCTCTACGTCATCGACGAGAACAAGTTCGTGTGCAAGGACGACTACCTGAGCTCCTCCAGCCTCAAGGAGGGCAGCCTCAACTCAG TGTCATCCTGTACGGACCGCAGTTTGTCCCCGGACCTCCAGGACCCGCTCCAGGACGATCCCAAGGAGACGGACAACTCGACGTCGTCGGACAAGGAGACAGCCAACAACGAGAATGAGGAGCAGAACTCGGGCACGAAGCGGCGCGGCCCGCGCACCACCATCAAAGCCAAGCAGCTGGAGACGCTCAAGGCCGCCTTTGCCGCCACGCCCAAGCCCACGCGCCACATCCGCGAACAGCTGGCACAGGAGACCGGCCTCAACATGCGCGTCATCCAG GTGTGGTTCCAGAACCGGAGGTCCAAAGAACGCAGGATGAAACAGCTGAGCGCACTGGGCGCCCGGAGACACGCCTTCTTCCGGAGTCCGCGGCGCATGCGTCCGCTGGGCGGCCGCTTGGACGAGTCTGAGATGTTGGGGTCCACTCCGTACACCTACTACGGAG ACTACCAAGGCGACTACTACGCGCCCGGAGGCAACTATGACTTCTTCGCGCACGGCCCGCCGTCGCAGGCGCAGTCCCCGGCCGACTCGAGCTTCCTAGCCGCGTCGGGGCCTGGCTCGACGCCGCTGGGCGCGCTGGAGCCGCCGCTCGCCGGCCCGCACGCCGCCGACAACCCCAGGTTCACCGACATGATCTCGCACCCGGACACGCCGAGCCCCGAGCCGGGCCTGCCGGGCGCGCTGCACCCCCTGCCCGGCGAGGTGTTCAGCGGCGGGCCCAGCCCGCCCTTCCCCATGAGCGGCGCCAGCGGCTACAGCGGACCCCTGTCGCACCCCAACCCCGAGCTCAACGAGGCCGCCGTGTGGTAA